The Mauremys reevesii isolate NIE-2019 linkage group 1, ASM1616193v1, whole genome shotgun sequence genome segment CAGGTGGAAGCGTGAACGGGAAGGAGATCTGTGCTGAAGCAGCCTGCAGCGAGGAGAGATGACAGCAGAGCTAACCCCGGCCCACCTGGACTTCCTGGCTGCCAATGTACTGCACGCCCTGGCCACCTGGGGCTTCCAGCTGAGAGCAAGATTAGAACTTGGGACCCCAGGCCCTTGCCACTCGATCTCTGTCAGCTGTTCCCAGTGTAGGGCCTACCGCATAACTGGGCAGTTCTGATTCCAGCCAGGAGAGGGCAGTAGCATGAACAGAGTGCAGTTTATTACTTTACAACACTCAACATGTATACAGTGCTtctcataaattccaaggccagaggggaccattggGATCAcctgctctgacctcctgtataacacaggccagggaaCTGTCCCAAAACAATTCCTACAGCAGAGCTTTCATTCTGAAGGAGCCCAAGCCACTGTACATTCACCCGCcgttgaaatgcagccacctctggggtggcacACGGCAGCTGTTGAACAGCAGCGAAGGCTCCCATAGCCAATTTAAAGTGCTGGGGGAGAATCAGGTCAGTGGAGTGTAGTTGCAGCCTGCCTCTGAGCTCAAACCCTGGTTCCATGAGTTCGACAACTTCTGCAAACAAACCACGGGTACTGAAACCAACCTCACCTCCCTACACCCCTTTGGGTCTCCTTAAGCAGGTGTGACCGAAGCCGGCTGAACTGCTGGGCGCTTGGctgctctgaaaatcaagccactggGGCACTCAAGTATGGGTTTCACTGGATACCTTTTAGTTAACCACGTTTGAATCttagaaacgtagggctggaagggacctcaggaggtcatctttcTAGTCCACGTCCCTGCAAAGTCATGAATAAAGGTGGCAAGGCTGCGACTAAGACGGGAGAGGAGAGTGCAAGGAAATCCCTCGCAGCAGTAAAAGGTGATGGGAGTGGAACTCAGGAACTGAGCTGTTACTGGTGTTTTAAGGGCGATGTGTGAGACTTTGAGACGCCACATGGTGGTCAAATGGGTAACCATCCAGACTGGCTGTCTCTCTAATGGCCCATCTACACGGCAAGCGAAGGTGTCATTGTAGTACGGGTAGGCATGCTGTGCTAACTTTCATCCAGCTAGCCCGCGTAATAACAGTAGTGACGACacggcagcatgggctagcagcGAGAATACGTCCCCGGTTGTTAGCCCGTGCTGCTggatcttcactgctattgttactcatGTGAGCTGGATTAAAGATGGCATGGGTCTGCCTACCCACGCTACCATCACACCTCCCCTGGCAGTGTAAACAGACCCTAGAGATACACACTAGTTCAGAGATACTCACACTGAGGCTCACAAGCCGCAactggctctttaatgtgtcccTTGCGGCTCTGTGCAGCACACAATATTAGAACACTGTGACTGAATTATtaatcaatctaagttattaacccatcaggatgcttttactatgtcattaaccaattgtagttgttAAAATAATAAcatttggtcagtcattttgctgtgagaataatatatagaGATAAAAGGTAAATATTTccctgtcatactgtttaaatctGACTATAGTACTGAGGTAAAGGAAAAGCTGAATTCACACGACTGtagctcttttgggtaatgttggtcactaatttggctcctgaaccactgaggtctgagtacaCTGCTCTAGGTCAATACCAAATTACTGGTATGACACACCCCtggggtgaggttctttggccagTTTGCAGATCAAACTAGACAGATACAATGGTTCCCTCTCGCCTTGAAGTCTATGCTCACCCTCTTCTTTGAGTCCAGCTCTGGAGACAGAATCAGGCGAGTCACCAAGCTGAACACCCCACTGATTGCAAACCCACCAGATGGGCAGGGATCCCCTCACTCTTTTTACAACCAGCTGAGTTAATGGAGGGGCCTCCCATGCTCGACCCGAGAGCCAGCTGCATCTCAGGGGTGGATCATATGAGCTGTACAGATccggtgtgtgtgtgacagacccAAAGGGCCTTCCAAAGAGAGCGATTTAGGCAGGAGGACGTGCTCTAAGGCACTCATTATAGCTGGCAGCTAGCCTGCACTCCAGAACACTCACCTGCACAGATGGGGCATGTGCCCATCTCCCCGCCTGCCTCTCCACCATCATCCAGCTTACTGGGCCTTCCTCCCCAGCTCCTGGCTCTTCCTCCCTGGGTGCCAGGCCTGGGCATTGACCTGCAGAGAGAGATTTCaggagcagctgcttctccagTCTGCAGCATCCTTTGCACTCCCACCTCAAAGGGTTAAAGTATAGCCCAGGCTCAGAGAAGCTGCCCTGCCTGTTGAGACACACCAGAGGCAGCTGCTGGAAGGGCCAGGATCCCCCCATTCCTGCTATCCCGTCCTACGCACCCACTGGCTGTGATAGAGACCCAGAGGAGAGCCCCAGGAAGGCACTGCGTGGACTGGGACACTGGCTCAGAGAAGGAGCTGCCAGCTGGCCTCCGAAGGGGGAAATCGGGACATTTGGAGGGTTAAGGGGAACACAACAGGGCTGATCCGTTACCTTGCTGCGGTGCCTTGAGATCTTCGTCTCCTGCTTGGCTTCATCCGGACCTTCCTCAGGGGTGGAGCGTCATGGACATCCTGCACGGGGCCTGGAGAATAACCACCAGCAGCATTGTACCTAGCTCCTGCATAGAGCTTTGCAAAGCAGGTCGGGATCActgtccccatttcacagatggggaaactgaggcaacaggcagggaaatgacttgcccaaggtcacccagcagcccaGTGGCAGTTCTGagactagaacccagatctcctgagtcccagcccagggctctgcccaCCAGGCCACACAGCCAAGCCAAGTTGGCACCAACACATGCAGATGTGCCGCTGGCAGGCAGTTTGGTGGGACTGGAGACCGGGAGCTCCCCATGCTCCAGAATCAACAAGAAGCAGTTTTGAATGGCGATGCTGAGCCACGAACACACGGGGGAGGGACATGATTCACTGTCTGAAATGGACACCAGGTAGGCCCAGTCCATGGAGTCTGCACCAGGGGATCAGGGGCTGACGGTGCTTAGCTATCTTGGGGGGAGTGAGCTCTGCGCTAGGAGGGGCAAGACCCCAAGGAGAAAGGGGAGCTGGCtagagggggagggggttggaatgAAGAGCAACGGGAGGAAATGGAACAGAAGCTGCTGACAGCGAGAGCTCCTCCAGTGGGACAGCCTCCCAGTGGAAAGCCCATCTCTGAGGGCTGTCGCCAGCCCAGAGATCAGAGCGGTTTCAAAGCCTTTGGTGCCTGCCTCTAGGGAAGAGATGGGCCAGCTGGCGGCTCCGCCAGAGAGCATAGGGCCAGTCCTGCCTTGGCCGTGGGGAGGGACAGCCTGGATGGGACCCAATAGTGCTCATCTACCTCGGACTCCTCTCATCCGCCCAGCAATGATGAGACCTTGTTGCTCTGTTGGCTGGGGACTGACAGAGCAGCCTTACCCAGGGCAGAGGTGGACATTCCCCACCAGCTGCCTGGGCACATTCCAACAGCCCCGGATCCAACCAGGCCCCTCGGGGTCTGTAGGCTGCACTTCCAGCAGTGGGGCCCCAAGGGTGCCTTTCGCCAGCAGGGAAAAGGGTGCCATGCCAGGTCCTCCCAGATGCCCATCGCTCTCTGGATCATTACTGGAGCAGCTGCTGATCCCACCCGAGGGGGCAGGACAGCTTTGGAGAGAGCTGCAGCGTCCCCAGCTCATCTGGGCAGAGAAGGAGCTTGAGGGATCCCACTCGAGTCCCCACACGGCTGCGACCGGCTCCCACtcacctgctgctgcagggctcaCGGCTGGATCTTCACCCTGCTGCCCCCGGCTGCTCCCCTGTCTCTCAGCAGCCAAAGAGGTGGCGCTGGGGCCCGGCTGGAGAGTGCGGCTGCGCGACTGGGCGGCCGACAGCACCATCCTGGCTGTCCGGCTGAGACAGGTCGGGCTGCGGGGGTGAGGCCTGCAGCcgggctccagcagctgcagtcGGCTTTtcagttcctcctcctcccccttgctCCTGGGCACAGAAAGCCAGAGACCCAGTGATTCCTGCCGACTGGCCAGGGAACACCCCGAATGGGACAGacactccctgctcccagccctggaaGGGATCTCCCCCAGGGCCAGTAGCACATccctaacagcagcagctcagggagTGATCAGGACTTTGGTGTAGACCCCCACTCACCCCACAGCTGGGCGTGCGGGTCAGACAGTCTATCCTGCGGTGACCCTGAGCTAGGATACAATGGTAGCAGGAGGGGCTCGTTCGCGGGGAGGGGCGGGAGACTCCAGCTGGAAGGGGCTGCCATCAATGACAGCTTTGGCCTGGAAAGCATCCTGAGGGGCTTGCTCCCAATGCCAGCGGAACAAGTGGGCACAGAGCCCATGGGCTTCCATAGGCGTTTCGGGCCCTCAGCTCCTGTCCAGCTCAGGATACAGCACAGGGGTAGATACAGCTGGCGGAGaacagccccctgcagcagcccctggctgtCCTGCCCAGTTGATGGGGGCAGTGCACCGAGAGAGGCTGTGCCGGGAGAGGAGAGGGTTCCTGGGAGGGGAAGCAATCCTCCCAGCCTGAGCCACTAGAAGGGGGTTGGCAAGCCCCCAGCTGGGACCCACAGTAGTAGCTCCCATGCGAGTGTCACTGGCACCATGACagccccaggagggaggggaagccaTGCATGCGACTGCCTttggcccagccccacagctccaaGGCGCGGCCCCTCCCTCTGAAGGGTGATCGCTCCCCCAAGGGTACTTACGGCTGCACCTCCGGGAAAAAAGTCCTGCGAAAGGCGGGGCTGGCAAGCCAGGGGCTGGCGGCAGGCTCGAGACCCGtctgggggagagggaaacacggctcagagctctgctctCATGGGAGATATCCCCCAtcacccccagagccagcacgCGCAGAGAACCAGTAGCAGTAGAGAGAGAAGAGACCCCCCCCCAGGTCCCATCCAGCCCACCCCCATGGCCAGTGTCCTAGAGCTCATAACacaggaacaatcctgcactggtcccCGTCAGACAGCTAGAGGAGTGGACAGGTGTCCTCCCCCTCTGAACCTGGCACACTCGACTGCATAGGCCATGCAGCACCCAGGAGTCAGGCAGGTGGGCTGAGCAGGCCACTGGCCTATCCCCACTGTGGCCAAGGGGCGAGAGCACCAGTCTCAGCAGCAACAAGAGACCTCCTTCTGCCACCCCAGACCACCTCACCCAAAGAGCATGGGGACCCCTTGCAGGCACTGACCTGGGGCGGAGCTGGAGCCGCCTGGCTGTGATCCGGGTCCAACGGAGTGCGGATGTGGATGAAGGAGAGGCCAAACTGGGCCTGCTTGTTgaagggctggctgcaggtgatcCTCACGCGATCCCACTTCTCGCCCAGTGCTGCCGCCAGGAAATCC includes the following:
- the LOC120396051 gene encoding putative short transient receptor potential channel 2-like protein; translation: MAPVKINHVVSFTSQDPRYPVENLLRDDGIHPWLSSPQDRSRQLKVELQLERASSIGYIDIGNCGCAFVQVDVGRSFWPLEQPYVTVVPSTTLMTPADSKLDRNRSGVRMFKEGDFLAAALGEKWDRVRITCSQPFNKQAQFGLSFIHIRTPLDPDHSQAAPAPPQTGLEPAASPWLASPAFRRTFFPEVQPSKGEEEELKSRLQLLEPGCRPHPRSPTCLSRTARMVLSAAQSRSRTLQPGPSATSLAAERQGSSRGQQGEDPAVSPAAAGPVQDVHDAPPLRKVRMKPSRRRRSQGTAARSMPRPGTQGGRARSWGGRPSKLDDGGEAGGEMGTCPICAGCFSTDLLPVHASTCGEDGSLPDTAWPSPPREDPQREEPPEAWVPCPICEFSFSMAEVERHASTCGEQAGALETPHSWLWVE